In the Streptomyces sp. f51 genome, one interval contains:
- a CDS encoding carbonic anhydrase, whose amino-acid sequence MTTSASRRQARSADPLPAGGSVTDRLVTANREYAARFVDTGRDARPVQRVAVVACMDARIDLHAALGLQLGDCHTVRNAGGVVTDDTIRSLTISQRALGTRSVILIHHTGCGLQSITEEFRHELEMEVGQRPAWAVEAFRDVDQDVRQSMQRVRTSPFLPHTDDVRGFVFDVTTGLLREIDPRL is encoded by the coding sequence ATGACGACTTCAGCATCTCGACGTCAGGCCCGGTCCGCCGACCCGCTTCCGGCCGGCGGGTCGGTCACGGACCGGCTCGTGACGGCCAATCGCGAGTACGCCGCCCGATTCGTGGACACCGGCAGGGACGCCCGTCCGGTCCAACGCGTGGCCGTCGTGGCCTGTATGGACGCCCGCATCGACCTCCACGCGGCGCTGGGACTCCAGTTGGGCGACTGCCACACCGTGCGCAACGCGGGCGGTGTCGTCACCGACGACACCATCCGCTCCCTGACGATCAGTCAGCGTGCCCTCGGGACCCGCAGCGTCATACTCATCCACCACACGGGCTGCGGCCTCCAGAGCATCACCGAGGAGTTCCGGCACGAGCTGGAGATGGAGGTCGGACAGCGGCCGGCCTGGGCGGTCGAGGCGTTCCGTGACGTCGACCAGGACGTACGGCAGTCGATGCAGCGGGTGCGTACGTCACCGTTCCTGCCGCACACCGACGACGTGCGCGGGTTCGTCTTCGACGTCACGACCGGGCTGCTGCGGGAGATCGACCCGCGGCTCTGA
- a CDS encoding aromatic amino acid lyase → MAALSLRAVDGSLEPYAPEVHAAHPHPAIAAAAARVRLLLGAKAGGGAVVPGASDGAPARVQDPFGFRCFPQAHGPAMQAWSGLERVLSIDLNSATENPLIGWDDTTGTPVALHHGGFFTAPLTLALDRLDLAVLGTARLSAARLSALGRPELTGLRSYLADGSAAGSGIMILEYSCASALAEIQACATPAALGHVVLSQGLEEAATFATQAARKSLRAAQAYRLVLACELVAAVRALRQRGTPPAPGTPAGRAYARAAAALDPDMRDRPLTDDVGVAATLLDVFADLTDEE, encoded by the coding sequence GTGGCCGCGCTCTCCCTGCGCGCGGTGGACGGCTCCCTCGAACCGTACGCACCCGAGGTCCACGCGGCCCATCCCCATCCGGCGATCGCGGCGGCGGCCGCACGCGTGCGCCTGCTGCTCGGTGCGAAGGCCGGAGGCGGGGCGGTCGTGCCGGGGGCGTCGGACGGAGCACCGGCTCGGGTGCAGGACCCGTTCGGCTTCCGCTGTTTCCCACAGGCTCACGGGCCCGCGATGCAGGCGTGGTCCGGCCTGGAACGGGTGCTGTCCATCGATCTCAACTCCGCCACCGAGAACCCCCTCATCGGCTGGGACGACACCACGGGCACGCCCGTCGCCCTGCATCACGGCGGGTTCTTCACCGCGCCGCTCACCCTCGCGCTCGACCGGCTGGACCTCGCCGTGCTCGGCACGGCCCGGCTCTCGGCGGCTCGGCTGTCCGCCCTGGGCCGCCCCGAACTGACCGGCCTGCGCTCCTATTTGGCCGACGGCTCCGCGGCGGGGTCCGGCATCATGATCCTGGAGTACAGCTGCGCGTCCGCCCTCGCCGAGATACAGGCCTGTGCCACCCCGGCGGCGCTCGGGCACGTTGTGCTCTCCCAGGGTCTGGAGGAGGCGGCGACCTTCGCGACCCAGGCCGCCCGCAAGTCACTCCGGGCGGCGCAGGCGTACCGGCTCGTCCTTGCCTGCGAACTCGTAGCGGCCGTACGGGCGTTGCGACAGCGGGGCACTCCGCCGGCGCCCGGCACTCCGGCGGGCCGCGCCTACGCCCGCGCGGCGGCCGCGCTGGACCCGGACATGCGGGACCGGCCCCTGACGGACGACGTGGGCGTGGCGGCGACCCTGCTCGACGTCTTCGCCGACCTCACCGACGAGGAGTGA
- a CDS encoding acyl-CoA dehydrogenase family protein, which yields MSCRTSLSVVLAEVVGLAAERASGEGRFPRDAVSALGRAGVLGLTVAREFGGGGFGLAEAADVVARTARVCPATAAVLTSHFAAVAAVEWCGGSWVREEITAGRHLVGLALSEDGPCGPGAGDPYGPSRSAATRFADVVALRGRKREVVAAGEADSYLWSSRPLAGPDGLTLWVVPAQARELFVPARPDGGGPRGSGTATLYADPVLVPADVMLGRDGGGREILLSRVRPWLLELEAAADSALPGPGLGVGPGPGRGRGRAPGTGSGGRRE from the coding sequence GTGTCCTGTCGCACTTCTCTCTCGGTCGTCCTGGCCGAAGTCGTCGGGCTCGCGGCCGAACGGGCTTCGGGGGAAGGCCGGTTCCCCCGTGATGCCGTGTCGGCGCTGGGCCGTGCGGGGGTGCTCGGGCTGACGGTCGCCCGGGAGTTCGGCGGTGGTGGGTTCGGGCTCGCGGAGGCGGCCGACGTGGTCGCGCGGACCGCGCGGGTCTGCCCGGCGACGGCCGCCGTGCTCACGTCCCACTTCGCGGCGGTCGCCGCCGTCGAGTGGTGCGGGGGGTCCTGGGTGCGCGAGGAGATCACCGCCGGCCGGCACCTCGTCGGCCTCGCGCTCTCCGAGGACGGACCGTGCGGTCCCGGAGCGGGGGACCCGTACGGACCGTCCCGTTCGGCCGCGACGCGTTTCGCCGACGTGGTCGCCCTGCGGGGCCGCAAGCGTGAGGTGGTCGCGGCGGGGGAGGCCGACAGCTATCTCTGGTCCTCGCGACCGCTCGCCGGGCCGGACGGTCTGACGCTGTGGGTCGTTCCGGCGCAGGCCCGCGAACTCTTCGTCCCGGCCAGGCCCGACGGGGGAGGGCCCAGGGGCAGCGGGACCGCCACGCTGTACGCGGATCCGGTGCTCGTGCCCGCCGACGTGATGCTCGGGCGGGACGGCGGAGGGCGGGAGATCCTGCTGAGCCGGGTACGGCCGTGGCTGCTGGAGCTGGAAGCCGCCGCCGACAGCGCACTTCCCGGACCAGGCCTCGGAGTTGGACCTGGTCCCGGACGGGGACGCGGACGTGCCCCCGGAACGGGATCCGGCGGGCGGCGGGAGTGA
- a CDS encoding ABC transporter substrate-binding protein: MTNVTIARSTRTSTTSAVTLLVVAASALTGCGSSNDSSGKDPLKGDAAKAGTVVVGSNNFPESFLLADIYGEALKAKGIKVTYKLNIGSRETSYGLIKNGTITVLPEYNGALLAYLDAKATPASVDETSQAISAKLDPKLSLLEPSKAEDKDAIALNEATAKKYNLTTKSSISDLSGVAKDLVVGGSPEFQTRQQGLKGLKSVYGLDFKSFKALDAGGPLTVAALKGNSIQAADIFTTDPGIGKNKFVVLQDTKNLFGFENVTPLTYKSGLPAAGVSVLNDVSAKLDTETLVKLNSDVQNGNKDPLDVAKNWLASAGLS, translated from the coding sequence ATGACCAACGTGACCATCGCCAGAAGCACGCGTACCTCCACAACCTCCGCTGTCACCTTGCTCGTTGTGGCCGCCTCCGCGCTCACGGGCTGCGGCTCCTCCAACGACTCCAGCGGCAAGGACCCGTTGAAGGGCGACGCCGCCAAGGCCGGTACGGTCGTGGTCGGTTCCAACAACTTCCCCGAGAGCTTCCTGCTCGCCGACATCTACGGCGAGGCCCTCAAGGCCAAGGGGATCAAAGTCACCTACAAACTGAACATCGGCAGCCGCGAGACCTCGTACGGCCTGATCAAGAACGGCACGATCACGGTCCTGCCGGAGTACAACGGCGCGCTGCTCGCCTACCTCGACGCCAAGGCCACCCCGGCGTCCGTCGACGAGACCAGCCAGGCCATATCGGCCAAGCTGGACCCGAAGCTCTCCCTGCTGGAGCCCTCGAAGGCCGAGGACAAGGACGCGATCGCCCTCAACGAGGCGACGGCCAAGAAGTACAACCTCACGACCAAGTCGAGCATCAGCGACCTGTCCGGCGTGGCGAAGGACCTGGTCGTCGGCGGCTCGCCGGAGTTCCAGACCCGGCAGCAGGGCCTGAAGGGCCTGAAGTCCGTATACGGCCTCGATTTCAAGAGTTTCAAGGCACTGGACGCGGGCGGCCCGCTCACCGTGGCGGCGCTCAAGGGAAACAGCATCCAGGCCGCGGATATCTTCACCACGGACCCCGGAATCGGCAAGAACAAGTTTGTCGTGCTCCAGGACACCAAGAATCTCTTCGGATTCGAGAATGTAACTCCGCTGACATACAAGAGCGGTCTGCCCGCGGCCGGGGTTTCCGTTCTCAACGACGTCTCGGCGAAGCTCGACACCGAGACCCTGGTGAAGCTCAACAGCGACGTGCAGAACGGCAACAAGGACCCGCTGGACGTGGCCAAGAACTGGCTGGCCTCGGCGGGACTGAGCTGA
- the oxc gene encoding oxalyl-CoA decarboxylase, protein MTAPSTPETAATTDPRTELTDGYHLVVDALRMNGVDTVYGVVGIPVTDLARLAQARGIRYIGFRHESNAGHAAAAAGFLTKRPGICLTVSAPGFLNGLVALANATTNCFPMVQISGSSERHLVDLRQGDYEEMDQLAAAQPFCKAAYRVSRVEDIGRGIARALRTAASGRPGGVYLDIPAAVLGSVMDAEAGARTLSRLVDPAPRQIPGPEAVDRAVELLAGAERPLLVLGKGAAYAQADERVREFVESTGIPYIPMSMAKGLLPDDHPQSAATARSLALKRADVVMLVGARLNWLLGHGEAPQWNPDARFVQVDIEAREMDSNQPIAAPLVGDVESVLEAIAERAKPGRIAAPAAWRAELGARSAHNVARMAERLEADPHPMQFMGALKAVRDVVRARPETYVVNEGANALDIARNVIDMHVPRHRLDSGTWGVMGIGMGYAIAAAVESGAPVVAVEGDSAFGFSGMELETICRYGLPVVTVVLNNGGVYRGDDVNPLGDAPAPTTLMLTARHDRMIEAFGGKGYRATTPAEVTAALTEALDSGGPALVDCAIDPSAGTESGHIAHLNPKGITAGTFGPAGK, encoded by the coding sequence ATGACCGCCCCCTCGACACCGGAGACCGCGGCGACCACCGACCCGCGGACCGAGCTCACCGACGGGTACCACCTGGTCGTCGACGCGCTGAGGATGAACGGCGTCGACACGGTCTACGGGGTCGTCGGTATTCCCGTCACCGATCTGGCCCGGCTCGCGCAGGCCCGGGGCATCCGCTACATCGGGTTCCGGCACGAGAGCAACGCGGGTCACGCGGCGGCCGCCGCCGGATTTCTCACCAAGAGGCCCGGCATCTGCCTGACCGTGTCCGCGCCGGGCTTCCTCAACGGTCTGGTCGCCCTGGCCAACGCCACCACCAACTGCTTTCCCATGGTGCAGATCTCCGGCTCGAGCGAGCGGCACCTGGTCGACCTCAGACAGGGCGACTACGAGGAGATGGACCAGCTCGCCGCCGCGCAGCCGTTCTGCAAGGCCGCCTACCGGGTGAGCCGCGTGGAGGACATCGGCCGGGGCATCGCCCGCGCCCTGCGCACCGCCGCCTCCGGCCGCCCCGGCGGGGTGTATCTCGACATCCCGGCCGCGGTGCTCGGCTCCGTCATGGACGCGGAGGCGGGTGCCAGGACGCTGAGCCGCCTCGTCGACCCCGCGCCGCGGCAGATCCCGGGACCCGAGGCGGTGGACCGTGCCGTCGAGCTGCTCGCGGGCGCCGAACGGCCGCTCCTCGTGCTCGGCAAGGGCGCCGCGTACGCACAGGCCGACGAACGCGTCCGCGAGTTCGTGGAGTCCACCGGCATCCCGTACATCCCGATGTCGATGGCCAAGGGCCTGCTCCCCGACGACCACCCGCAGTCGGCGGCCACCGCCCGTTCGCTCGCCCTGAAGAGGGCCGATGTCGTGATGCTCGTCGGCGCGCGCCTCAACTGGCTGCTCGGCCACGGCGAGGCACCGCAGTGGAACCCCGATGCACGGTTCGTCCAGGTCGACATCGAGGCCAGGGAGATGGACAGCAACCAGCCCATCGCGGCCCCGCTCGTCGGAGACGTCGAGTCGGTGCTGGAGGCCATCGCCGAGCGTGCCAAGCCCGGCCGGATCGCGGCCCCCGCGGCCTGGCGGGCGGAACTCGGTGCCCGGTCCGCGCACAACGTGGCGAGGATGGCGGAGCGGCTCGAGGCGGACCCGCATCCCATGCAGTTCATGGGCGCCCTGAAGGCCGTGCGCGATGTCGTGCGCGCTCGCCCGGAGACGTACGTCGTCAACGAGGGGGCGAACGCGCTGGACATCGCGCGCAACGTCATCGACATGCACGTACCGCGGCACCGCCTCGACAGCGGCACCTGGGGTGTCATGGGCATCGGGATGGGCTACGCGATCGCCGCCGCCGTCGAGAGCGGCGCCCCGGTCGTCGCCGTGGAGGGCGACAGCGCGTTCGGCTTCAGCGGTATGGAACTGGAGACGATCTGCCGGTACGGGCTGCCCGTCGTCACGGTCGTCCTGAACAACGGCGGTGTCTACCGGGGCGACGACGTCAATCCCCTGGGCGACGCGCCCGCCCCGACCACCCTGATGCTGACGGCCCGCCACGACCGGATGATCGAGGCGTTCGGCGGCAAGGGCTACCGCGCGACCACGCCCGCCGAGGTCACCGCCGCCCTCACCGAGGCGCTGGACTCCGGCGGCCCCGCGCTCGTCGACTGCGCCATCGACCCCTCCGCCGGAACCGAGAGCGGCCACATCGCCCACCTGAACCCGAAGGGGATCACGGCGGGCACCTTCGGGCCCGCCGGGAAGTGA
- a CDS encoding LysR family transcriptional regulator: MLFRQLEYFVAVARERHFARAAQSCYVSQPALSAAIAKLERELNVTLINRGHAYQGLTPEGQRLVVWAKRILAEQEAFKTEVAAVRSGVTGTLRLGTDPTASTTPALPVAAFCAAHPRARVQVRSRLSTGELHRRLRDFELDAAIAHFGPGDREGLQVVPLYRERYVLLVAEDRPASRDTTVTWTEAARLPLALLTPDMDVRRLIDDVFAEKGCVVTPQVETDSIAALYAHVGSGDRASVIPHTWLRAMPVNGRIRALPLVDPEAGAQISVAIHAGTPGSVAARAFLDAATGLGLDEVFGRPLPHERPVAPSQPRHFETSARP, encoded by the coding sequence ATGTTGTTCCGGCAGCTCGAGTACTTCGTGGCGGTGGCCAGGGAAAGGCACTTCGCGCGGGCCGCGCAGAGCTGTTACGTCTCGCAGCCCGCGCTGTCGGCCGCGATCGCCAAACTGGAGCGGGAACTGAACGTCACGCTCATCAACCGCGGGCACGCCTACCAGGGCCTCACGCCCGAGGGCCAGCGGCTCGTCGTGTGGGCGAAACGGATCCTCGCCGAGCAGGAGGCGTTCAAGACCGAGGTGGCCGCCGTGCGGTCGGGCGTCACGGGGACGCTCCGCCTCGGGACGGACCCCACGGCCTCGACGACCCCGGCGCTGCCCGTGGCCGCGTTCTGCGCGGCGCACCCGCGCGCCAGGGTCCAGGTCCGCTCCCGGCTGTCGACGGGCGAACTCCACCGCCGGCTCCGGGACTTCGAGCTCGACGCGGCCATCGCCCACTTCGGGCCCGGCGACCGGGAAGGCCTTCAGGTCGTCCCCCTGTACCGGGAGAGGTACGTGCTCCTGGTCGCCGAGGACCGGCCGGCGTCCCGGGACACCACCGTGACGTGGACGGAGGCGGCCCGGCTGCCGCTCGCCCTGCTGACCCCCGACATGGATGTCCGCCGGCTCATCGACGATGTCTTCGCCGAGAAGGGATGCGTGGTGACCCCGCAGGTGGAGACGGACTCCATCGCCGCGCTCTACGCGCACGTCGGCAGCGGTGACCGGGCCAGCGTCATTCCGCACACCTGGCTGCGCGCGATGCCGGTGAACGGCAGGATCCGCGCGTTGCCCCTGGTCGACCCGGAGGCCGGCGCCCAGATCTCGGTGGCGATCCACGCCGGGACCCCCGGCTCGGTCGCCGCGCGGGCCTTCCTGGACGCGGCGACGGGCCTGGGGCTGGACGAGGTCTTCGGACGGCCCCTGCCGCACGAACGGCCGGTGGCCCCCTCGCAGCCACGGCATTTCGAGACCTCCGCCCGCCCTTGA
- a CDS encoding GntR family transcriptional regulator, whose translation MREALTAAATRRVTRPAPLRQAVYDALTELIVSGSLKPGQHLVEAELAEHLGVSRQPVREALQRLQTDGWVDLRPAQGAFVHSPTEEEAAQLLGVRAVLETYSAQLAARQAKPEDVERLWELHREGVDALAASDTERLVEANTALHAFITSLAANAVLTGLIAGVGQKVRWYYTPIARPRGKEAWNEHAQLIRAIAKGDADRAGEVMRKHTERTTGFYRRQLAAGTGQD comes from the coding sequence ATGCGTGAGGCACTGACGGCCGCCGCCACCCGGCGCGTCACCCGCCCGGCGCCGCTTCGGCAGGCGGTGTACGACGCCCTCACGGAGCTGATCGTCAGCGGTTCCCTCAAGCCCGGCCAGCATCTCGTGGAGGCCGAGCTCGCCGAACACCTCGGAGTCAGCCGCCAGCCCGTACGCGAGGCGTTGCAGCGACTCCAGACCGACGGCTGGGTCGACCTGCGTCCCGCCCAAGGTGCCTTCGTCCACTCGCCCACCGAGGAGGAGGCGGCCCAACTCTTGGGCGTCCGTGCGGTTCTGGAGACGTACTCGGCCCAACTCGCGGCCCGGCAGGCGAAGCCCGAGGACGTCGAGCGGCTCTGGGAGCTGCACCGGGAGGGGGTCGACGCCCTGGCCGCGAGCGACACCGAGCGGCTGGTCGAGGCCAACACCGCGCTGCACGCCTTCATCACCTCCCTCGCGGCCAACGCCGTGCTGACCGGACTGATCGCGGGCGTCGGCCAGAAGGTGCGCTGGTACTACACACCGATCGCGCGGCCCCGCGGCAAGGAGGCCTGGAACGAGCACGCCCAGCTGATCAGGGCCATCGCCAAGGGCGACGCCGACCGCGCCGGCGAGGTCATGCGCAAGCACACCGAGCGCACCACCGGCTTCTACCGCAGGCAGCTCGCCGCCGGCACGGGCCAGGACTGA